From the genome of Kryptolebias marmoratus isolate JLee-2015 linkage group LG19, ASM164957v2, whole genome shotgun sequence, one region includes:
- the tmem214 gene encoding transmembrane protein 214: MASNNGSAGKWEVVKKGKKSNAAGPKTEKKSGGGGGGGRKALGESNQPSRPPLKMSETLYDGFEKIGKKQNKEQVPPPAEPQNKKPSLNKPPKKSNSSNTVAPATYKTLEEAFKALDVGDLKQQLARSQTLFPENPSVWVKDLAGYLNLKLTAPDNEPTLSSYAHDYPYCLTGKELRGVIKGLIGRCSNILPDFIDYCVYTMLRELDRQSGEPLHGYRVCIQAVLQDKPKIATQNLPEYLELLRSVQNRPVKCLTIMWALGQAGFYDLSQGLRVWLGIMLPVLGIKSLSSYAIAYLERLLLLHTNLTKGFCIMGPKEFFPLLDFAFMPKNALSPSLQEQLRCLYPRLKVLAFGAKPESTLHTYLPSFLSRATPHCPDDMKRELLSSMTECLCVDVQSLGVWRQLYTKHLPQSSLLLNHLLNSWNILPPKLRKNLEETIQSFRVTNDEMRDTNESGDLQECNALCQNLQVKMQGRGFPWTKLLMVLLVFAAGFIAHDVRSHGSVADSTTALYLRSSGVAAVSQQAWSKISVYSKQGVSWLEKNAPYYYSECARVLGPVVEQGVEKTKAAAVFISDNTTQFVLWVKETTPLVVDWVYTNTPESVFQALAYLKELLIFVHQNYVLPALTSVSELLQRAWTNLQDTCNGEVSVSCLQGHALSFTNSTWRLLQHTTSAIKTWAQELLTRAG, translated from the exons ATGGCCTCGAACAATGGCTCCGCCGGGAAGTGGGAGGTCGTGAAGAAAGGGAAGAAAAGTAACGCAGCGGGACCGAAGACCGAGAAGAAGtccggcggcggcggcggcggcggaagGAAAGCTCTGGGAGAATCTAACCAACCGTCCAGAC CGCCCCTGAAGATGTCGGAGACTCTGTACGACGGTTTTGAGAAGATCGGGAAGAAGCAGAACAAGGAGCAGGTTCCACCTCCGGCTGAGCCGCAGAACAAGAAGCCCTCGTTGAATAAACCACCCAAGAAATCAAACTCGAGCAATACAGTCGCACCTGCAACTTACAAGACTCTGGaggaagcttttaaagct CTGGACGTTGGGgatctgaagcagcagctggccCGCAGTCAGACCCTGTTCCCAGAAAACCCTTCGGTTTGGGTCAAAGACCTCGCAGGATACCTCAACCTGAAGCTGACAGCGCCGGACAACGAGCCCACGCTCAGCAGCTACGCTCACG attacCCATACTGCCTTACGGGAAAAGAGCTGAGGGGTGTCATCAAAGGCCTCATCGGGCGCTGCAGCAACATCCTGCCGGATTTCATCGACTACTGTGTTTACACGATGCTCAGGGAGCTGGACCGGCAGTCGG gAGAGCCTCTTCATGGATACAGAGTTTGCATTCAGGCAGTCCTACAAGACAAGCCTAAGATAGCCACCCAGAACCTGCCAGAG TATTTGGAGCTGCTGCGCTCGGTTCAGAACCGTCCTGTGAAATGTTTGACCATCATGTGGGCTCTGGGCCAAGCCGGATTCTACGACCTCAGTCAGGGACTCCGAG tGTGGCTGGGAATCATGCTTCCTGTTCTGGGAATCAAGTCCTTGTCCTCGTACGCCATCGCCTACTTAGAGAGACTTCTCCT CCTTCATACAAACCTGACGAAGGGATTTTGCATCATGGGTCCAAAGGAGTTCTTTCCTCTCCTTGATTTTGCCTTCATGCCTAAGAATGCCCTGTCAccaag TTTGCAGGAGCAGCTGAGGTGTTTGTATCCTCGGCTGAAGGTCCTCGCTTTTGGCGCCAAACCGGAGAGCACGCTGCACACGTACCTGCCGTCGTTTCTGTCCAGAGCTACGCCGCATTGTCCCGACGACATGAAGAGAGAG ctcctcagcagcATGACGGAGTGTCTGTGCGTGGATGTGCAGAGTCTCGGGGTGTGGAGGCAGCTCTACACCAAACACCTTCCCCAGTCCAG tCTGCTGTTGAACCATTTACTGAACTCCTGGAACATTCTGCCACCAAAG TTACGGAAAAACCTTGAAGAAACGATCCAGTCTTTTCGAGTCACCAACGACGAGATGAGAGACACGAATGAATCTGGAGACCTTCAGGAGTGCAATGCACTGTGCCAG AACCTTCAGGTAAAGATGCAAGGCCGCGGGTTTCCCTGGACCAAACTGCTCATGGTTCTGCTCGTGTTCGCCGCCGGTTTCATCGCCCACGACGTCCGATCCCACGGCTCAGTCGCAG ATTCCACCACGGCGTTGTATCTGCGCTCGTCGGGCGTCGCGGCTGTGTCTCAGCAGGCCTGGAGCAAAATAAGCGTCTACTCCAAGCAGGGCGTCAG CTGGTTGGAGAAAAACGCTCCGTATTATTACTCGGAGTGTGCGCGGGTGTTGGGTCCGGTTGTGGAACAAGGTGTAGAAAAGACGAAAGCGGCAGCCGTGTTCATCTCTGATAACACCACGCAGTTCGTCCTCTGGGTGAAAGAAACCACGCCGCTCGTCGTAGACTGG GTGTACACAAACACTCCAGAGAGTGTGTTCCAGGCGTTGGCATATTTAAAGGAGCTCCTGATCTTCGTCCATCAGAACTACGTCCTGCCGGCGCTGACGAGCgtttctgagctgctgcagcGAGCATGGACCAACCTGCAGGACACCTGCAA CGGGGAGGTGTCGGTGTCGTGTCTTCAGGGCCACGCCTTGTCCTTTACAAACTCAACATGGCGGCTGCTCCAACACACGACCTCGGCCATCAAGACGTGGGCTCAGGAGCTGCTGACACGAGCAGGATAA
- the LOC108233340 gene encoding microtubule-associated protein RP/EB family member 3 isoform X1 has protein sequence MAVNVYSTSMTADNLSRHDMLAWVNDSLQLTYTKIEQLCSGGAYCQFMDMLFPGCILLKKVKFNAKLEHEYIHNFKVLQAAFKRMNVDKIIPVERLVKGKFQDNFEFLQWFKRFFDANYDGKEYDPLLMRQGQEGTPPPPNPGEPIHPKPKSKRPSRSGPMRTSPTAPKGVPTPQRQINAPSARRTTPLTRNGGDAELVELNQQIMDMKLTIDGLEKERDFYFGKLRDIELICQENENNPVLGKIIDILYATEEGFAPPEDEEIDEGARDQEEF, from the exons ATGGCGGTGAATGTCTACTCTACTTCGATGACCGCTGACAACCTGAGTCGTCATGACATGCTGGCATGGGTCAACGACTCTCTACAGCTCACCTACACAAAGATCGAGCAGCTCTGTTCAG GCGGGGCTTACTGCCAGTTCATGGACATGCTGTTCCCAGGGTGCATATTGttgaaaaaagtcaaatttaacgCCAAACTGGAACACGAATACATCCACAACTTCAAGGTTCTACAGGCTGCGTTCAAGAGGATGAATGTGGACAAG aTCATCCCTGTGGAGAGATTGGTGAAGGGGAAGTTCCAGGACAACTTCGAGTTCCTTCAGTGGTTTAAGAGGTTTTTTGATGCCAACTACGACGGGAAAGAATACGACCCTCTACTGATGAGGCAGGGCCAAGAAGGAACGCCACCTCCGCCCAACCcag GTGAACCCATTCATCCTAAACCTAAAAGTAAACGACCGTCTCGCTCAG GCCCCATGAGAACGTCTCCCACAGCACCGAAGGGCGTCCCGACTCCACAGAGGCAGATCAACGCGCCGTCGGCCCGCAGGACCACGCCCCTGACCCGGAACGGAGGAGACGCTGAGCTTGTAGAACTTAACCAGCAG ATTATGGATATGAAACTGACAATAGACGGGCTGGAGAAGGAGAGGGACTTCTACTTCGGAAAGCTGAGAGACATCGAGCTCATCTGCCAGGAAAACGAAAACAACCCGGTCCTCGGCAAAATCATCGACATACTGTATGCTACAGAG GAAGGATTCGCGCCGCCAGAAGATGAGGAAATCGATGAAGGAGCACGAGACCAAGAAGAGTTCtga
- the LOC108233340 gene encoding microtubule-associated protein RP/EB family member 3 isoform X2 translates to MAVNVYSTSMTADNLSRHDMLAWVNDSLQLTYTKIEQLCSGGAYCQFMDMLFPGCILLKKVKFNAKLEHEYIHNFKVLQAAFKRMNVDKIIPVERLVKGKFQDNFEFLQWFKRFFDANYDGKEYDPLLMRQGQEGTPPPPNPGPMRTSPTAPKGVPTPQRQINAPSARRTTPLTRNGGDAELVELNQQIMDMKLTIDGLEKERDFYFGKLRDIELICQENENNPVLGKIIDILYATEEGFAPPEDEEIDEGARDQEEF, encoded by the exons ATGGCGGTGAATGTCTACTCTACTTCGATGACCGCTGACAACCTGAGTCGTCATGACATGCTGGCATGGGTCAACGACTCTCTACAGCTCACCTACACAAAGATCGAGCAGCTCTGTTCAG GCGGGGCTTACTGCCAGTTCATGGACATGCTGTTCCCAGGGTGCATATTGttgaaaaaagtcaaatttaacgCCAAACTGGAACACGAATACATCCACAACTTCAAGGTTCTACAGGCTGCGTTCAAGAGGATGAATGTGGACAAG aTCATCCCTGTGGAGAGATTGGTGAAGGGGAAGTTCCAGGACAACTTCGAGTTCCTTCAGTGGTTTAAGAGGTTTTTTGATGCCAACTACGACGGGAAAGAATACGACCCTCTACTGATGAGGCAGGGCCAAGAAGGAACGCCACCTCCGCCCAACCcag GCCCCATGAGAACGTCTCCCACAGCACCGAAGGGCGTCCCGACTCCACAGAGGCAGATCAACGCGCCGTCGGCCCGCAGGACCACGCCCCTGACCCGGAACGGAGGAGACGCTGAGCTTGTAGAACTTAACCAGCAG ATTATGGATATGAAACTGACAATAGACGGGCTGGAGAAGGAGAGGGACTTCTACTTCGGAAAGCTGAGAGACATCGAGCTCATCTGCCAGGAAAACGAAAACAACCCGGTCCTCGGCAAAATCATCGACATACTGTATGCTACAGAG GAAGGATTCGCGCCGCCAGAAGATGAGGAAATCGATGAAGGAGCACGAGACCAAGAAGAGTTCtga